One Methanocaldococcus villosus KIN24-T80 genomic window carries:
- a CDS encoding ABC transporter ATP-binding protein → MLDIRNLSVEFKLGKKSVKAVNNVSLKINENETVCLIGESGSGKSVLGLSILKLLPENVKISGEVYYKNKNLLSLPEKELKNIRGKIIAWIPQTSSALNPVITVGEQIAEPLIYHLKLDKKRAWRRVIDLLNFFSIIPAEKRAKQYPHQYSGGMKQRALVAMGISAEPEFIIADEPTKGLDIVKKFNVIEAFKKIKKKKLSQLIITHDLHLAEVIGDKISVMYCGQVLEVCNKNRFFNEPLHPYSKALLEALPDRGLKPIRGFPPSMVNPPSGCKFHPRCDYCLDICKRKEPPFFKVEDSLVRCWRYDNWKESN, encoded by the coding sequence TTGTTAGATATCAGGAATCTCTCAGTTGAATTTAAATTAGGAAAAAAATCTGTTAAAGCAGTTAATAATGTTTCTCTAAAGATTAATGAAAATGAGACAGTTTGTTTAATTGGAGAAAGTGGTTCTGGAAAATCTGTTTTAGGTTTATCCATATTAAAACTTCTTCCTGAAAATGTGAAGATCTCTGGGGAGGTTTATTATAAAAATAAAAACCTTCTCTCTTTACCAGAAAAAGAATTAAAAAATATAAGAGGAAAAATAATTGCTTGGATTCCACAGACTTCATCAGCTTTAAACCCTGTTATTACTGTTGGAGAGCAGATAGCCGAGCCATTAATTTATCACCTAAAGTTAGACAAGAAAAGGGCTTGGAGAAGAGTTATTGATCTATTAAATTTTTTTTCTATTATCCCTGCCGAAAAAAGGGCTAAACAATATCCACATCAATACAGTGGAGGTATGAAGCAGAGAGCTTTAGTAGCTATGGGTATATCAGCAGAACCAGAATTTATAATAGCTGATGAACCAACAAAGGGATTAGATATAGTAAAAAAGTTTAATGTCATTGAAGCTTTTAAAAAAATAAAAAAGAAGAAACTTTCACAGTTAATAATAACTCATGATCTTCATCTTGCTGAGGTTATTGGTGATAAAATAAGTGTTATGTACTGCGGGCAAGTCTTAGAAGTTTGTAATAAAAATAGATTTTTTAATGAACCTTTGCACCCATATTCAAAAGCTCTTTTAGAAGCCCTCCCAGATAGAGGATTAAAACCTATAAGAGGTTTTCCCCCTAGTATGGTTAATCCACCAAGTGGATGTAAATTTCATCCTAGATGTGATTACTGTTTAGACATTTGTAAAAGGAAAGAACCTCCATTTTTTAAAGTTGAGGATTCATTAGTGAGGTGTTGGAGATATGATAATTGGAAAGAATCTAACTAA
- a CDS encoding ABC transporter substrate-binding protein, with protein sequence MLRKILVLFLLIGFSCLFLGCTEKSENVGKSVESIKEVKYKDTVIIGYGKDPRLKGGKWGVGFFPKSEVLEKLVEYNLKNDEILPNLAESWEIKDGGKEIIFHLKKGVKFSDGTELDANAVAFTMKRLIVKGHSLAPKDVKVIDKYTVAIYFDKPGFFNLAKMAEYHLSIMSPTSVKPIGDPNGTLIKPIGTGPLAVKNYVEDQYSTYTPNIYWYERKKIKPKFKEFVLKVIPDENTRIMALRSGDVDGICDYVHGGSAYTPRNQLPILEKEGFKVYKRNIPLTWVIAFNYKKPPFNDPEVRKAVSLAINRDDIVKIFGNQVRPAWHGMFPPEAPGMKEANITYEYNPEKAREILKKKGLLGAKVNLIVDKSQSDQILVGQLIQSQLNKAGFNVNLEILEPGAYRQKRNSGDYDMRIYYIGGTDRRFYLRLYWRFYPGGKWDAYESEKVCSLCKDILENPENFDKEKRKQKLIEFYKALYDEMGVVPLYHDIMTVVLRPNVEVNESDFFKYAEPQFYSIGVKLE encoded by the coding sequence ATGTTGAGGAAGATATTGGTACTTTTTTTATTAATAGGATTTTCTTGTTTATTTTTAGGCTGTACAGAAAAAAGTGAAAATGTAGGAAAGAGTGTAGAGTCTATAAAAGAGGTAAAATATAAGGATACTGTGATTATAGGATATGGTAAGGACCCTAGATTAAAAGGAGGAAAATGGGGAGTTGGTTTCTTCCCCAAATCTGAAGTTTTAGAAAAATTAGTTGAATATAATTTAAAAAATGATGAAATTCTTCCAAACTTGGCAGAAAGTTGGGAAATTAAAGATGGTGGTAAAGAAATAATTTTCCATTTAAAGAAAGGTGTAAAGTTTTCTGATGGTACAGAATTAGATGCTAATGCTGTAGCTTTTACAATGAAGAGATTAATTGTTAAAGGGCATAGTTTAGCTCCAAAAGATGTTAAGGTTATCGACAAATACACAGTAGCAATATATTTTGACAAACCAGGATTCTTTAATCTAGCTAAGATGGCAGAATATCACCTATCAATAATGTCCCCTACATCAGTTAAGCCTATTGGGGATCCTAATGGAACATTAATAAAACCTATAGGTACCGGACCATTGGCTGTTAAAAATTATGTTGAAGATCAATATTCCACCTATACTCCAAACATTTACTGGTATGAAAGAAAAAAAATTAAACCAAAATTCAAAGAATTTGTTTTAAAAGTTATTCCTGATGAAAATACAAGAATAATGGCTTTAAGAAGTGGAGATGTTGATGGAATCTGTGATTATGTTCATGGAGGTTCTGCTTACACACCAAGAAACCAGTTACCAATATTAGAAAAAGAAGGATTTAAAGTCTATAAAAGAAACATACCATTAACATGGGTTATAGCTTTCAACTATAAAAAACCTCCATTTAATGATCCTGAAGTAAGAAAAGCTGTAAGTTTAGCAATAAATAGAGATGATATAGTAAAAATCTTTGGTAATCAAGTAAGACCTGCATGGCATGGCATGTTTCCTCCAGAAGCTCCAGGAATGAAAGAGGCTAATATAACATATGAATACAATCCAGAAAAGGCGAGAGAGATATTAAAGAAGAAAGGGCTATTGGGTGCAAAAGTAAATTTAATTGTAGATAAAAGTCAAAGTGATCAAATATTAGTTGGACAATTAATACAATCTCAGTTAAATAAAGCTGGATTTAATGTTAATTTAGAAATATTAGAACCTGGTGCCTATAGACAGAAGAGGAATTCCGGAGATTATGATATGAGAATATATTACATAGGAGGTACTGACAGAAGATTTTATTTAAGATTATATTGGAGATTTTATCCTGGAGGAAAATGGGATGCTTATGAAAGTGAAAAAGTTTGTTCATTATGTAAAGACATCTTAGAAAATCCAGAGAACTTTGACAAAGAAAAGAGAAAACAGAAGTTAATAGAATTTTATAAGGCATTATATGATGAAATGGGAGTTGTACCGTTATACCATGATATTATGACTGTAGTATTAAGACCCAATGTAGAAGTTAATGAATCAGACTTCTTTAAATATGCTGAACCACAGTTTTATTCTATAGGGGTTAAATTAGAATAA
- the nikB gene encoding nickel ABC transporter permease codes for MIKYILKRISYAFPVLIGISLISFSLLYVFPGDPAELIVSITSGTEPSKEMIEKFRKESGLDKPIYIQYINWLSHAIRGDFGKSWKSGEPVMDEIIKRLKPSLELFSLTFIISLEFAFILGTLSAIYKDKFIDNISRLFTLLGISIPSFWLGLILIWIFSVKLRILPAFGYGSIKHLILPVITWSFSFMAIKTRFIRSSILEVLNEDYILTARAKGLPERVILLKHALRNALIPIITYLGLSFHHLIIGSVIVESVFSWPGLGRYLVESVISRDFPVVQALVFLSGILMITVNLIIDILYAIIDPRIRYEG; via the coding sequence ATGATAAAATATATTTTAAAAAGAATATCATATGCTTTTCCTGTTTTGATTGGTATATCTTTAATATCTTTTTCACTTCTTTATGTTTTTCCAGGAGATCCTGCAGAGTTAATAGTTTCTATAACCTCTGGAACTGAACCTTCAAAAGAAATGATAGAAAAATTTAGAAAAGAATCTGGTTTAGACAAGCCAATTTATATCCAATATATAAATTGGTTATCACATGCTATAAGAGGAGATTTTGGAAAATCTTGGAAAAGTGGAGAACCTGTTATGGATGAAATTATAAAAAGATTAAAACCATCATTGGAGCTGTTTTCATTAACCTTTATAATATCATTAGAATTTGCTTTTATTTTAGGGACTTTATCAGCTATTTATAAAGATAAATTTATAGATAATATATCAAGGTTATTCACACTCTTGGGAATAAGTATTCCTAGTTTTTGGTTAGGTTTAATTTTAATATGGATATTTTCTGTAAAATTAAGAATATTACCTGCATTTGGTTATGGAAGTATTAAACATCTAATCTTACCAGTCATAACATGGAGTTTTTCATTTATGGCTATAAAAACAAGGTTTATTAGGTCCTCAATATTGGAAGTTTTAAATGAAGATTATATTTTAACTGCTAGAGCAAAAGGTTTACCAGAAAGGGTTATATTATTAAAACATGCATTAAGAAATGCATTAATTCCAATAATAACATATTTAGGTTTAAGCTTTCATCATTTGATTATTGGTTCAGTTATAGTAGAATCTGTTTTCTCATGGCCAGGTTTAGGGAGATACTTAGTGGAATCAGTAATATCAAGAGATTTTCCTGTAGTTCAGGCTTTAGTGTTTTTAAGTGGGATATTAATGATTACAGTAAATTTGATTATTGATATTTTATATGCAATAATCGACCCAAGGATAAGATATGAGGGATGA
- a CDS encoding ABC transporter permease codes for MKTLKLGLFIIGTVALLSLLAPYITENPYKTDMLNRLSPPSLEHPFGTDQLGRDLFAQVLYGARVSLFVAFAITLLSLAIGCLIGAISGYVGGVLDDIIGRIIDTFMSIPDIVLNIAMVGIFLVTLDITSSIWIVILAITITNWVSYARIARGLCLSLKEKEFVILSKACGASDVWILFKHIIPNMINPLIVLATLNIGNVILTISTLGFLGLGIQPPTPELGTILNSGKNYLTVAPWITGFSGLMIMIIVLGFNLIGEGLRDLLEPKSRYD; via the coding sequence ATGAAAACTTTGAAGTTAGGATTATTTATTATTGGAACAGTAGCTTTATTAAGTTTATTAGCTCCTTATATAACTGAAAATCCTTATAAGACAGATATGCTAAATAGATTGTCCCCTCCATCATTAGAACATCCTTTTGGGACAGATCAATTAGGTAGAGATCTATTTGCACAAGTACTTTATGGAGCTAGAGTATCATTATTTGTAGCTTTTGCTATAACCTTACTCTCATTAGCTATAGGTTGTTTAATTGGAGCTATTTCTGGATATGTTGGTGGGGTATTAGATGATATTATTGGAAGAATAATTGACACTTTCATGTCAATACCTGACATTGTTCTAAATATAGCTATGGTTGGAATATTTTTAGTTACATTAGATATTACATCATCAATTTGGATTGTTATTTTAGCCATTACAATAACTAACTGGGTAAGCTATGCAAGGATTGCAAGAGGTTTATGTTTATCATTAAAAGAGAAAGAGTTTGTTATATTATCTAAAGCATGTGGAGCTAGTGATGTATGGATATTGTTTAAACACATAATTCCTAATATGATAAATCCCCTAATTGTATTGGCTACATTGAACATAGGAAATGTTATATTAACTATATCTACATTGGGATTCTTAGGATTGGGGATTCAACCTCCTACTCCTGAATTGGGAACAATATTAAATTCTGGGAAGAATTATTTAACTGTAGCTCCATGGATAACAGGTTTTTCTGGATTGATGATTATGATTATAGTCCTTGGTTTTAACTTAATTGGAGAGGGGTTAAGGGATTTATTAGAACCAAAAAGTAGATATGATTAG
- a CDS encoding protein kinase domain-containing protein produces the protein MLFKKIPNEIVDEKVLEKLKKKVKLVDAIGKGHRGVVFKGIYNNKTVAVKIPRTDGKNTILNEVNILKLLEPYNISPKVYDYSKDYLIMEYIEGEELKSVVEKLDKKNLIEVIEEVLKIALRLDSLNIEHKEIKGGRHFLVGEKVYIIDFDKAKKKKTTKNFTSAIALLFGENKVGKVVRNKLNLNEDDIKFIKRLAKIYKGSV, from the coding sequence ATGCTTTTCAAAAAAATACCTAATGAAATTGTTGATGAAAAGGTATTAGAAAAGTTAAAAAAGAAAGTAAAATTAGTTGATGCTATTGGTAAAGGACATAGAGGAGTAGTTTTCAAAGGAATATATAACAATAAAACTGTAGCTGTAAAAATTCCAAGAACTGATGGGAAGAATACAATATTAAATGAAGTTAATATTTTAAAATTGTTAGAACCTTATAATATCTCTCCAAAAGTTTATGATTATTCTAAAGATTACCTAATCATGGAGTATATTGAAGGAGAAGAGTTAAAATCAGTAGTAGAAAAGTTAGATAAAAAGAATTTAATAGAAGTTATTGAAGAAGTTTTAAAAATAGCTTTAAGATTGGATAGTTTGAATATAGAGCATAAAGAAATAAAAGGAGGAAGGCATTTTTTAGTAGGTGAAAAAGTTTATATCATTGACTTTGATAAAGCTAAAAAGAAAAAAACTACAAAAAATTTTACATCAGCTATAGCTTTATTATTTGGAGAGAATAAAGTAGGAAAAGTTGTTAGAAATAAATTAAATCTAAATGAAGATGATATTAAATTTATAAAAAGATTAGCTAAGATTTACAAAGGGTCTGTGTGA
- a CDS encoding SagB/ThcOx family dehydrogenase — protein MEILLPEIKNIKLNQLLIKRRSIRSFRDDPLTLEDLSNLLFAAYGITNNFGFRTVPSAGATFPLEIYVNIKNVIDVDEGVYKYIPERHSIVLHLSRDVSYDLAIASLNQMFIAEAPVVIIITADFYRTVKVYGNRGYRYVYMEAGSSYQNVYLMATALNLGTVAVGAFYDDKVKEILMIDEDPLILLPVGKPFKTV, from the coding sequence ATGGAGATATTATTGCCAGAGATAAAGAATATTAAGCTAAATCAACTTCTTATAAAGAGAAGATCTATAAGAAGTTTTAGGGATGATCCTTTGACTTTAGAGGATTTATCCAATCTTTTATTTGCTGCTTATGGAATAACTAATAATTTTGGATTTAGAACAGTCCCATCTGCAGGAGCTACATTTCCACTAGAGATTTATGTAAATATCAAAAATGTTATTGATGTTGATGAAGGAGTTTATAAATATATTCCTGAGAGGCATTCTATAGTGCTACATCTGAGTAGGGATGTTAGCTATGACTTAGCTATAGCTTCATTAAATCAGATGTTTATAGCAGAGGCCCCTGTTGTTATAATAATTACAGCTGATTTCTATAGAACTGTGAAGGTTTATGGAAATAGAGGTTATAGGTATGTTTATATGGAGGCAGGAAGTTCTTATCAAAATGTTTATCTAATGGCAACAGCATTAAATCTTGGTACTGTTGCTGTTGGAGCATTTTATGATGATAAAGTTAAAGAAATTTTGATGATAGATGAAGATCCTCTCATTCTCCTTCCTGTTGGTAAGCCATTTAAAACTGTTTAA
- a CDS encoding DUF2117 domain-containing protein: MKIGVVVHGPEIVDSGYALKIINLLKNFGEVKAKLGGTMGRVAVIDNDLTDIIDISEKLLPSEALKKLAKDCDILILMNYGKSKITGHTFGKIVIERANVEKPIIQIERPGEKDGTIIIWRNSDYAEKIAKYLAEKLKLMIEKCISNGLSCWIDKGRVYRKVHGVDVGEAIMVNGIVIGKAKSRDVILVAEGGRIVDIIGGELKLEGLERLKEIDLEKAIIKTGILRRNPKKIKVKDNKINEGYVKIINHCGEDVLKYINNELLAIITIGDDTTTICGDILARFGIRVIGVVDGDIDGILKDPKFTKGSIIFYIKNVRDDIAGEIIENNLDFSKKYSWDEIIKKVKEIFEKNHIKYSIQKL; this comes from the coding sequence ATGAAAATAGGAGTAGTAGTTCATGGACCAGAGATTGTAGATAGTGGATATGCATTGAAAATTATAAATTTATTAAAAAATTTTGGAGAAGTTAAGGCAAAATTAGGAGGCACTATGGGTAGAGTTGCTGTTATTGATAATGATCTAACTGATATTATAGATATTTCAGAAAAGCTGTTGCCCTCTGAAGCTTTGAAAAAATTGGCTAAAGATTGTGATATATTAATATTAATGAACTATGGAAAATCAAAAATAACAGGACATACATTTGGGAAGATTGTAATTGAAAGAGCTAATGTAGAAAAACCCATAATTCAAATAGAAAGACCTGGAGAAAAAGATGGAACAATAATAATTTGGAGAAATTCAGATTATGCTGAAAAGATTGCTAAATATTTAGCTGAAAAATTAAAATTAATGATAGAGAAATGTATATCAAATGGGTTATCATGTTGGATAGATAAAGGTAGAGTATATAGGAAAGTTCATGGTGTTGATGTAGGAGAAGCTATAATGGTTAATGGTATTGTTATAGGAAAAGCTAAAAGTAGGGATGTAATATTAGTTGCTGAGGGGGGAAGAATAGTTGATATTATTGGTGGAGAATTAAAATTAGAAGGATTAGAAAGATTAAAAGAAATAGATTTGGAAAAGGCTATTATAAAAACTGGAATATTAAGAAGAAATCCCAAAAAAATTAAGGTTAAAGATAATAAAATAAATGAAGGTTATGTAAAAATAATAAACCACTGTGGAGAGGATGTTTTAAAATATATAAATAATGAGCTATTGGCTATAATAACTATTGGAGATGACACAACAACAATATGTGGAGATATTTTAGCAAGATTTGGAATAAGGGTTATAGGAGTAGTTGATGGAGATATTGATGGGATTTTAAAAGATCCAAAATTTACTAAAGGTTCTATTATATTTTATATAAAGAATGTTAGAGATGATATAGCAGGAGAAATAATAGAAAATAATTTAGATTTTAGCAAAAAATATAGTTGGGATGAAATTATAAAAAAAGTAAAAGAAATATTTGAGAAAAACCATATTAAATATTCTATCCAAAAATTGTAA